In Felis catus isolate Fca126 chromosome A2, F.catus_Fca126_mat1.0, whole genome shotgun sequence, the following proteins share a genomic window:
- the LOC102899476 gene encoding cytochrome c oxidase subunit 5B, mitochondrial-like produces the protein MASRLLRGVGSLAAQALRVRGPNGVAAVCSMASGGGVPTDDEQATGLEREVMMAARKGLDPYNMLAPKAASGTKEDPNLVPSITDKRIVGCICEEDNSAVIWFWLHKGEAQRCPSCGTHYKLVPHQLAH, from the coding sequence ATGGCTTCAAGGTTACTTCGTGGAGTTGGATCGCTGGCCGCGCAGGCCCTCAGGGTCCGCGGTCCCAATGGAGTCGCTGCAGTGTGCTCCATGGCATCTGGAGGCGGTGTTCCTACTGATGATGAGCAGGCAACTGGGCTGGAGAGGGAGGTCATGATGGCTGCTCGGAAGGGACTGGACCCATACAATATGCTAGCCCCAAAAGCAGCTTCAGGCACCAAGGAAGACCCTAATTTAGTGCCATCTATCACTGACAAGCGAATTGTGGGCTGCATCTGTGAAGAGGACAATAGTGCTGTCATCTGGTTCTGGCTGCACAAAGGCGAGGCCCAGCGATGCCCTAGCTGTGGAACCCATTACAAGCTGGTGCCCCATCAGCTGGCCCACTGA